GGCCGCGTTAAGGATTACCTCTCCGCGGGCCTCACCCAGCTGCCTGCTTTATATTTCACGTTTTCCATGATTTATTTTGGATTTCTGGGATTTTGGATGTACTACTGTTGTAAGAATAGGTTATCCGTCCACCGGATCCATGTGCTGATGAGCCTCTTGGTGGTAATGAAGGCGTTGAATCTGCTCTGCGCCGCAGAGGACAAGCATTACGTGAAGAGCACCGGTACCCCTCATGGATGGGATGTTTTGTTCTACATTTTCCAGTTTATTCGCGTGGTTCTTTTGTTTACTGTGATTGTTTTGATCGGTACCGGGTGGTCgtttttgaagccatttttgcaagagagggagaagaaGGTGCTGATGATTGTGATCCCACTTCAGGTCTTGGCTAATGTGGCTTCCGTTGTGATTGGGGAAACGGGGCCTTTCATCAAAGATTGGGTCACTTGGAATCAGGTGTTTTTGCTGGTGGACATTATTTGCTGCTGTGCGATTATTTTCCCAATTGTATGGTCCATTAGGTCGTTGAGGGAGACTTCGAAAACAGATGGGAAGGCTGCTAGGAATTTGGCTAAGTTGACACTTTTTAGGCAGTTTTACATTGTGGTCATTGGTTACTTGTATTTCACCAGAATTATTGTGTTCGCATTGAGGACGATCGCTGCTTATAAGTATCAGTGGGTGGCCTTTGCAGCCGAAGAGATTGCAAGTTTGGCCTTCTATACCGTGATGTTTTACATGTTTAGACCAGTTGAGAAGAATGAATATTTTGTCCTTGAtgaggaggaagaagaggctGCCGAGATGGCTCTCCGCGATGAAGAGTTTGAGCTTTGAAGTTCAGATCCGGTTGGCCCTCTTTTTGATTTTGCAAGTCTATTGCTCTgactttttagaaatttttttttttttgggctataAAATGACACTCTTTCAAGTAGATTTATCAGGATCAACGGCTGTTTTGTATTTCTGTTTGTaacaattggcttttatggaaTAGCACCTTGCAGTTCTGGAACCATGCAATCCCTCTGCCACTTGGACACTTaccattttttgttttattgatCTCAGTATGAATGTGTTATTGTTATTTGGTGATTAAATTCTGATTTTTTTACATTACTTCTTTATTAACGCTTAAGTTTGAGTTATGCTTTGCTGGTTGGTGAGATGAAATTTGTTGGTCTTGTGTTCTGACAAGCTAATCTTTACTATATGATTCTATCCTAACTGTAATAGAAGGATGAATGTTTTGCCAATCCTTCCTCATGCGCATCAGTTTGTTGTTCAAGATTATATCTGCTTGCATCACACAATAATAAAGTAGCTGTTGATTTGATGATCCTAATTAAGTTTTCGTTACTGAATGTCCAtccaattattttttatatgaATTGTTTTCATTACTGTCCCAGACATGGAAAGATTTCCGTTACTAAACAGCTAATCTTACTGCAAATTAACAGCTGCTTTTGGTTAAGATTAAAGGAAATATATAGCGTAGCTTGTCATTTCATGGCTTATTGTGTTTTGCTTTGATTgaaattctttttcttgttttgaacCACTGTTATGTTGAACTCCAAATCTTGAATGATGCTCCTTTGGTTGCTCATATTATGTGTAGAAAGTTGTCTCCTATTTAGTTCAAGATCATGGACAGTCTTGTTATCGATCAAAGATCTTATAATTATCTGATCAAGGAAGCGTATTGAAGAGGAGAGTGAAGGTTGCTTCACATACTTCATTATGCCCAGAAGTAGTGGCAGAGATAGATAACCCCTTGATTTATTGCCATGCTTTGTAGCAGACTGATTGTGGTGGGattttttcttgagttttgCAGTTTCATGCATCGTGTAAAGCATACTAATGCTATAGAACTGTAGAACATTCATAGAGTATGAAAATTTTAGGTTTAAAAGGTGCATTGTGGAATTATTCTCCTCTCCTTGTTTACCTGCAGTATTTGCTTGGTGCTAGCATTACGTTGTTCATTAAATCTTAAAGGTGGTCCTGCTGTGAAATGCTCTTATTTTTGGACTTGTATTTGGATGTTAAAGTTAGAGATTATACTTTGAGATTAACCAAAATTAGGTGCTTGTCCTCTGAGAGATTTTTGTACTGTAAAGACACACTTATTTAATGGCTAACAGAGGTAGAAAACTCTCTTAGCTGCACATTCTTTTGTATTTCACAGCTGAAGAAGTTACTTGTGTATCCCCTAGTCGTGTAAAGAT
The Coffea arabica cultivar ET-39 chromosome 6c, Coffea Arabica ET-39 HiFi, whole genome shotgun sequence genome window above contains:
- the LOC113697162 gene encoding protein CANDIDATE G-PROTEIN COUPLED RECEPTOR 7-like, which translates into the protein MAKLPLLLLIPLLVTLVPSASAEIKTLKITSDSRTMILFERFGFTHTGHATISVSSVSVVSSLSTPDPSRLGFFLLSEESLIQVLLELQQTQSFCVLDSKFITPLFTFRGLSPPPASSFVHSYPVTSPNEYTLFFANCAPESKVSMAVRTELYNLDNMGRVKDYLSAGLTQLPALYFTFSMIYFGFLGFWMYYCCKNRLSVHRIHVLMSLLVVMKALNLLCAAEDKHYVKSTGTPHGWDVLFYIFQFIRVVLLFTVIVLIGTGWSFLKPFLQEREKKVLMIVIPLQVLANVASVVIGETGPFIKDWVTWNQVFLLVDIICCCAIIFPIVWSIRSLRETSKTDGKAARNLAKLTLFRQFYIVVIGYLYFTRIIVFALRTIAAYKYQWVAFAAEEIASLAFYTVMFYMFRPVEKNEYFVLDEEEEEAAEMALRDEEFEL